The window AGCATGGGAATGGCTATGGTTTCAGTATCTGCTCCCAGGTAGGGTGTGGTGGAAAAGACCGCTCCTGTGCCCAGAGAAAAAGTCGGCGGACCACCGCGAGGTTGGGCGTAGGCAGTATGTATCTCCCCTAAACTCAGGAGAAAAAAGAGGAGGAGTGAAGAAAAAAGAAAAAATGTTTTAAATAGTTTCATTGCGAATCTCCAGGTCTGATGCTCCGCCCTTTCCAGGGAAGCAACATAGGGACTTGCTGCTGATAGAGCCGGTAGGGCTCGCCTAATTCCCTGAGCAATTTTCGCTCTTCCAGCAGGGTACCAATGACAAAATAGAGACTGAGGATAGTTCGGGGCGGCAGGTTGGTATCAGTAATTGGTCCCAGGCTCCAGAGCAGAGCAAGGCCGCTGCTGTACCAAGGATGGCGGACATAGGCCAAGGCACCTGCACAGGTAAAGGGGAGGGAAAGGGGCTGCTCTCCCCGACGATACTGTTGCCATTGCCTGATCCCGAGAAGATACTGCACATCATAGACTTGCTTGCCGCCATAAAACATAAGCAGGCCA is drawn from Candidatus Electrothrix aestuarii and contains these coding sequences:
- a CDS encoding NnrU family protein, with amino-acid sequence MTYLIFGWLLWCSLHSLLITGKLNDWIKKRGGILQGTYRLFYSLFSLLSLLPLLWYQYSLPQEILFSWSGWLRIPQGLLLGYGLLMFYGGKQVYDVQYLLGIRQWQQYRRGEQPLSLPFTCAGALAYVRHPWYSSGLALLWSLGPITDTNLPPRTILSLYFVIGTLLEERKLLRELGEPYRLYQQQVPMLLPWKGRSIRPGDSQ